One Terriglobales bacterium genomic region harbors:
- a CDS encoding tetratricopeptide repeat protein produces MTRTAKLALALAVLALLTTGVGCNKLRARDQLNKGVQAYKAAKYETAIEHFKNAVELDPKLVNARLYLATAYANQVIPNVDSPENVQMAQQAIDEFQKVLEQNPTTEAKVNSMKGIASLYFNTKKLDQAREWHKKVLEVDPQDPETYYSIGVIDWTKAYAPRMAERAKLGLKPTEPLNVKKPDEKKACETLRSENQEAVQEGIDMLQKALQYRPDYDDAMAYLNLMYRERADIQCDDPAAQQADLQTADEWVKKTMDTKRMKAEKAAQGQGGIVLEENK; encoded by the coding sequence ATGACAAGAACCGCAAAGCTGGCCCTGGCGCTGGCCGTGCTCGCGCTGCTCACCACCGGGGTGGGCTGCAACAAGCTGCGCGCTCGAGACCAGCTCAACAAGGGCGTCCAGGCGTACAAGGCCGCCAAGTACGAGACCGCGATCGAGCACTTCAAGAACGCCGTGGAGCTCGATCCCAAGCTGGTCAACGCGCGCCTCTACCTCGCCACCGCCTACGCCAACCAGGTGATCCCCAACGTCGATTCGCCGGAGAACGTGCAGATGGCGCAGCAGGCCATCGACGAGTTCCAGAAGGTGCTGGAGCAGAATCCCACCACCGAGGCGAAGGTCAACAGCATGAAGGGCATCGCCTCGCTCTACTTCAACACCAAGAAGCTGGACCAGGCGCGCGAGTGGCACAAGAAGGTGCTCGAGGTCGATCCGCAGGACCCCGAGACCTACTACTCCATCGGCGTGATCGACTGGACCAAGGCGTACGCGCCGCGCATGGCGGAGCGCGCCAAGCTCGGCCTGAAGCCGACCGAGCCGCTGAACGTCAAGAAGCCGGACGAGAAGAAGGCCTGCGAGACACTGCGCAGCGAGAACCAGGAAGCCGTGCAGGAAGGCATCGACATGCTGCAGAAGGCGCTGCAGTACCGGCCGGACTACGACGACGCCATGGCCTACCTCAACCTGATGTACCGCGAGCGCGCCGACATCCAGTGCGACGACCCCGCGGCCCAGCAGGCGGACCTGCAGACCGCCGACGAGTGGGTGAAGAAGACCATGGACACCAAGCGCATGAAGGCCGAAAAGGCCGCGCAGGGCCAGGGCGGCATCGTGCTGGAAGAGAACAAGTAG
- a CDS encoding biopolymer transporter ExbD yields the protein MTAGAKGGQSADINVTPLIDVLLVLLIIFMVITPLTPKGLDALVPQPPPPDQQKQPEPQDRTVVVQVISAGGGNRPALKINQDDVTWDTLQTRLEEIYKTRAEKVMFVKGDPDVQFDQVAQVIDIAHSAGVDKVGLITAKVEAGT from the coding sequence ATGACAGCCGGAGCAAAAGGCGGACAGTCCGCCGACATCAACGTCACCCCGCTGATCGACGTGCTGCTGGTGCTGCTGATCATCTTCATGGTCATCACGCCGCTGACGCCGAAGGGCCTCGACGCGCTGGTACCCCAGCCGCCGCCGCCCGACCAGCAGAAACAACCGGAGCCCCAGGACCGTACCGTCGTGGTGCAGGTGATCTCGGCCGGAGGCGGCAACCGCCCCGCGCTCAAGATCAACCAGGACGACGTGACGTGGGACACGCTCCAGACGCGCCTAGAAGAGATCTACAAGACGCGCGCGGAGAAGGTGATGTTCGTGAAGGGCGACCCCGACGTGCAGTTCGACCAGGTGGCACAGGTCATCGACATCGCGCACAGCGCGGGGGTCGACAAGGTGGGGCTCATCACCGCCAAGGTCGAGGCGGGTACGTAA